The following is a genomic window from Pseudomonadota bacterium.
CTCGGTGAGCGTCTCGAAGTGATGGTCGGCGATTTGCAGCGCCCGCCGCCGCGCATGGTGCCGCGCAGTTTTGATCATGTCATGGCCAACCCGCCCTATTTTGAGGCCGGACGGGTGCGCGCATCAGGCAAGGACGAGAAGGCCACCGCCAATATCGAAGGCGCCGGCGGGCTCGGCGCCTGGGTAGCGTATTGCCTGAGCATGGTGCGCCCCGGCGGCACCATCACCATGACCCACCGCACCGACCGCCTGGCCGAGCTCCTGGCCCTGCTGGGCGGCAAGACCGGCGACCTGGTGATATTTCCGCTGTGGCCGCACGACCCCTTCGCCACAGAAGGCACAGCAGAGGGCCCAAGAGAGGGCCAAAGAGAAAGCGCAAGTGAAGATGGCCGGGCCAGCATGCGGGGAGGCGTACGGGACGCCGCGAAAGGCACAAAGAGCGCCGCCAACAACATCGCCGATGGAGATGATGCCGAGCCGCCGGTGGCGGCCAAACGGGTGATCGTCCAGGCCACTGCCGGCAGCAAGGGGCCGCTCCGGCTTTCCGCCGGGCTGGTGCTGCACAAGGCGAACGGCAATCCCACCAAGGCCGCGAATTCAGTTTTGCGCCACGGCAACGCGCTTATGTTATAGAGGGTGTGATATGTCCTCCCGCTTGATCGCCCGCCTCACCTTCCGCCGCCCACCGCCGGTGGTGGCCGTCATCCGCCTGACCGGCGTGATCGGCCAGGGCGGATTTATGCGCGGCGGCCTTAATCTCGAATCTGTGGCGCCATCGCTGGAGCGCGCTTTCCGCCTGCCCGGCGTTGAGGCAATCGCGCTCAGTATTAATTCGCCGGGCGGCTCGCCGGCGCAATCGGCCTTGATTCAGCGCCGCATCCGCGATCTTGCGATGGAGCGCGAAGTGCCGGTGATGGCGTTTGTCGAGGATGTCGCGGCGTCGGGTGGCTATTGGCTGGCCTGTGCGGCGGATGAAATATTTATCAACGACAATTCGATTGTC
Proteins encoded in this region:
- a CDS encoding methyltransferase; protein product: MALPEKITHDALLGGQVTLRQHAAGYRVAMDPVLLAASVPATGGEAVLDVGAGAGAAMLCLAWRVPGIRITGVEVQSELVHLAVENIADNGLGERLEVMVGDLQRPPPRMVPRSFDHVMANPPYFEAGRVRASGKDEKATANIEGAGGLGAWVAYCLSMVRPGGTITMTHRTDRLAELLALLGGKTGDLVIFPLWPHDPFATEGTAEGPREGQRESASEDGRASMRGGVRDAAKGTKSAANNIADGDDAEPPVAAKRVIVQATAGSKGPLRLSAGLVLHKANGNPTKAANSVLRHGNALML